The Acidithiobacillus ferrooxidans ATCC 23270 genomic interval GGAGTCGAGTATCACCGTCGAGGTCCACAAGACCGGCAGTGAAACCTATCTTTCACAGGTCATCGAGATGGTGCGCCGGGCACAGGAGTCCCGCTCCCGGACCCAGGACCTGGCCGACCGCGCGGCCCTGGTGCTGACCCTTACCGCGTTGAGCGTCGGCGGACTTACCCTTGCCATTTGGCTGGTCCTTGGCCAGCACTTCGAGTTTGCCCTGGCCCGCATGGTCACCGTTATGGTGATTGCCTGTCCCCATGCCCTAGGCCTGGCGATTCCGCTGGTCGTCGCCGTGTCCACCGCCCTGGCGGCACAGCATGGGCTGCTTATCCGGGACCGGTCTGCTTTTGAACGGGCGCGCCAACTGCAGGCGGTGGTGTTCGACAAGACCGGGACCTTGACGGAGGGACGGTTCGGCGTCACGGATGTGGCCGTGCTGGGCGGATACGCCGAAGATGAGGTCGTGCGGCTCGCCGCAGCCCTCGAAAGTCAGTCGGAGCACCCCATCGCCGCCGGCATCGTGGCATATGCCAAAGCGAAGGGCATCGGCTTCGAGCCTCCCAAGGAATTCAAGGCCATCCCCGGCAAGGGTGCGCAAGCCGTTGTAAATGGGCGCAATGTGAAGGTCGTAAGCCCCGGCTATCTCAAGGAGAGCGGTCTCGATGTCAGCGATGAGCGGATCGCGGCCTTGGCATCCCAGGGCAAAACGGTGATATACCTGCTCGTCGACGAGAAACCGGCGGGGGCTGTCGCGCTGGCCGACATCATTCGAGCGGAGTCGCGGGAAGCCCTCGCGCGGCTGAAGGGGATGGGCGTACAGGTGATGATGTTGACCGGCGACTCCGCAGCGGTGGCCCGTTGGGTGGCCCAGGAAATGGGGCTGGACGACTATTTCGCCGAAGTGCTCCCTGGACAAAAGGCGGAGAAGATCAAGGAGGTAAAGGCGCGGGGATTGCGCGTGGCCATGGTCGGCGACGGCGTCAACGATGCGCCTGCCCTAGTGGAGGCGGATGTCGGGATCGCCATCGGGGCGGGCACGGACGTCGCCATCGAGTCGGCGGACATTGTGCTGGTCCGCTCCGATCCCCGGGATGTGGCGGCTATCCTGGAACTTTCCCGGGCGACCTA includes:
- a CDS encoding copper-translocating P-type ATPase encodes the protein MGNAHPGAHGGHNHGAMIADFRRRFWVSLALTIPILLLSPLIQRLLGLEAALAFTGSSYVLFALSSGVYFYGGWPFLKGLFAELETRKPAMMTLIALAISVAYFYSSAVVFGVQGEVFFWELATLIDVMLLGHWIEMKSVLGASGALEKLVQMMPSEAHLVTPEGMKDVPVANLQRGDRVLVKPGEKIPTDGRVIEGRTTINQAMLTGESQPVEKGDGDEVIGGSVNGESSITVEVHKTGSETYLSQVIEMVRRAQESRSRTQDLADRAALVLTLTALSVGGLTLAIWLVLGQHFEFALARMVTVMVIACPHALGLAIPLVVAVSTALAAQHGLLIRDRSAFERARQLQAVVFDKTGTLTEGRFGVTDVAVLGGYAEDEVVRLAAALESQSEHPIAAGIVAYAKAKGIGFEPPKEFKAIPGKGAQAVVNGRNVKVVSPGYLKESGLDVSDERIAALASQGKTVIYLLVDEKPAGAVALADIIRAESREALARLKGMGVQVMMLTGDSAAVARWVAQEMGLDDYFAEVLPGQKAEKIKEVKARGLRVAMVGDGVNDAPALVEADVGIAIGAGTDVAIESADIVLVRSDPRDVAAILELSRATYRKMIQNLWWGAGYNIVAIPLAAGVAYSVGLVLSPAVGAALMSISTVIVAINAKLLQRVRLTA